GGCAGCCCGGCCCACTACCTCGACTGCCTCCAGTTCATGCTGGCGCCCTTCCCGGCAGGCGGGGACCCGTTCACCGACGGCCGGCCCCAGCGGGCACCCGACGTGCTGACCAACTCGTGGGGCTGCCCGCCGATCGAGGGCTGCGACGCGGGGGCGCTCCGTCCGGCCACCGCCGCGCTGGCCGCCGCCGGCATCCTGGTGGTCGCCGCGGCGGGCAACACCGGCCCGTACTGCGGGTCGGTGGCGGACCCGCCCGCGCCCTATCCGGACGTGCTGACCGTCGGCGCGGTGGACCGGCAGCGGCAGCTCGCCCGCTTCTCCAGCCGGGGACCGGCGCCGGACGGGCTCGCCAAACCGGACCTGGTGGCCCCGGGCGCGGACGTGCTGTCGGCGTTCCCCGGTGGCGGCTACGCCAGCCTGGCCGGCACCTCGATGGCCACCCCGCAGGTCGCCGGGGTGGTGGCGCTGATGTGGTCGGCGAACCCGGCGCTGGTCGGCGACCTGGCCCGTACCCGCCGGCTCCTGCGGGACACCGCCAGCCCGGCCGGCGTGCCGGCCGACGCCGACCGCTGCGGCGGCGACGCCGACCTGACCGGTGCCGGCCTCGTCGACGCGTACGCCGCCGTCCGCGCCGCCCGCGGGTGAAAGCACGGGCCCCCTGTTAACGCCTCCGGTAGAGCAGGGGTCCCCTGTTAACAGCCTCGTGGCGGCGGGTCGGACGGTGTCGGGGGCGGGTCGGATGACCTAGGGTCGGCGACCATGGACGTGGAGATCATCGAACTGGGCCCCGACCGGCTGCCCACCGTCGTCGACCTCTGCCGGCGGGCGCTGGACCTGCCGGAGGACGCGGCCGAGGCGACGGCGGTGGTGGACACCCTCGCGGTGCGCGCGGCGGCGGACCGGCCGGTGGTGCTGGTCGGCGCGGTCCGGGGCACGGAGCTGGTCGGGGTGCTGATCGGCTCGGTCGCGCAGCGGGACCCGGGGCGCGGGCACGTCGACCTGCTGGCGGTGGCGCCGGCGGACCGGCGGCGGGGCATCGGACGGGCCCTGCTGGCGGCGGCGGAGCGGCGGCTCGCCGGGCTCGGCGCGGTCGAGCTGCTGCTGGCCGGCAACCCGCCGTACTACGCCTGGCCGGGCATCGACGTGCGCTACACGCCGGCCGTCTGCGCGGCGCTGCGGCTCGGCTTCCGGCAGGACCGTACCGCCTGGAACATGACCGCGGACCTGACCGCCGGCTCCGCGGCGTTGCGGCCGACGGAGGCCGCGGAGCGCCGCCTGGCCGACCAGGGCGTGACGGTACGCCGGGCCGGGCCGGCGGACCTGCCGGCGCTGACCGCCTTCGCCCGGTCCACCTTCGGCGGCTCGTGGGACGGCGAGCTGGCCGGCTCGGTGGGCCGGCCGGACGCCGGGGCGCACCTGGCGGAGCGCGACGGCGAGCTTCTCGGCTTCGCCGCCTACGGGTCGTCGCGGCCGAGCTGGTTCGGCCCGATGGGCACCGCCCCGGCGGCGGAGGGTTCCGGGATCGGCGGGGTGCTGCTGCGCCGCTGCCTGCGGGACCAGGCGGCGGCGGGCCACGGGTCCGCGCAGATCGGCTGGGTGGGGCCGGTGCCGTTCTATGCGGGCAGCGCGGGCGCCCGGATCGAGCGGGTGTTCTGGCTCTACCGGAAACCGATCGACGCAGCTCCGGCGTGACCGAAAGGCGAAAGGGATATAGGCGCTAATAGCGCCATTCCCCCGCGTCCGCCATCGACGGCCCCCTACGGTGCTGCGTAGAGGGAGGCAGCCATGACCACGGACGACGAACAGGCCGACGACCAGCCGGCGGGCTGGCCACCGGCCGGGGAGGTCACCGGCCGACTGCCGTTCGACCGGCTCGACTACGGCGACGCCGAACAACGCGCCGAACTGACCGACGTCGACGCGCCCGCCGCCGAGGAACCGCTGGAACTGGTCGACGAGCCGGTCGTCGTGCCACCGCCGTACGACCGCTCGCACAAGCGCCGCAACCAACGGCGGATACCGGGCTGACCGGCGGCTGCCACACCGACGCGGACGACGGAAAGGGGCGGACCGCTGACGCGGCCCGCCCCTTTCGGCGTACTGGGAGAGCTGGACTCAGAAGTCCATGTCCCCGCCACCCGGGCCAGCCGGGGCGGCCGGGGTCTTCTCCGGCTTGTCCGCCACGACGGCCTCGGTGGTGAGGAAGAGCGCCGCGATGGACGCGGCGTTCTGCAGCGCCGACCGGGTCACCTTGGCCGGGTCGATGATGCCCGCAGCCAGCAGGTCGACGTACTCGCCGCTGGCGGCGTTGAGGCCGTGCCCGGCGTCCAGGTTGCGGACGCGCTCGACGACCACGCCACCCTCGAGGCCGGCGTTGACGGCGATCTGCCGCAGCGGGGCGTCCAGCGCGATCTTGACGATCTGCGCGCCGGTCGCCTCGTCGCCGGTCAGGTCCAGCTTGTCGAAGGCGGTCTTGCCGGCCTGCACCAGCGCGACGCCACCACCCGGGACGATGCCCTCCTCGACGGCGGCCTTCGCGTTGCGGACGGCGTCCTCGATGCGGTGCTTGCGCTCCTTGAGCTCGACCTCGGTGGCCGCGCCGACCTTGATCACCGCGACACCGCCGGCCAGCTTGGCCAGGCGCTCCTGCAGCTTCTCGCGGTCGTAGTCGGAGTCGCTCTTGTCGATCTCGGCCCGGATCTGGTTGACCCGGCCCTGGATCTGCTCGGCGTCACCGGCACCGTCGACGATGGTGGTCTCGTCCTTGGTCACCACGACCTTGCGGGCGCGGCCCAGCATGTCGAGGCCGACGGCGTCCAGCTTGAGGCCGACCTCCTCGCTGATGACCTGGCCACCGGTGAGGATGGCGATGTC
The Micromonospora sp. R77 DNA segment above includes these coding regions:
- a CDS encoding GNAT family N-acetyltransferase, encoding MDVEIIELGPDRLPTVVDLCRRALDLPEDAAEATAVVDTLAVRAAADRPVVLVGAVRGTELVGVLIGSVAQRDPGRGHVDLLAVAPADRRRGIGRALLAAAERRLAGLGAVELLLAGNPPYYAWPGIDVRYTPAVCAALRLGFRQDRTAWNMTADLTAGSAALRPTEAAERRLADQGVTVRRAGPADLPALTAFARSTFGGSWDGELAGSVGRPDAGAHLAERDGELLGFAAYGSSRPSWFGPMGTAPAAEGSGIGGVLLRRCLRDQAAAGHGSAQIGWVGPVPFYAGSAGARIERVFWLYRKPIDAAPA